A single Entelurus aequoreus isolate RoL-2023_Sb linkage group LG11, RoL_Eaeq_v1.1, whole genome shotgun sequence DNA region contains:
- the nacad gene encoding microtubule-associated protein futsch, whose amino-acid sequence MPGESAHRSVPANKHPGQAEEEPGLPGPGKSRRQSTDSTPSDSGSSPCDTSSSPSPSTPQKLLPTYTSPFGPRLFHATPNSSGTPRPQPEGSDYRHNLPRLSGKLGGHGPCGRLVPVKMERIKVLTGSEVESDYPEVQTIDTRVVMGQETLLKPSEILKGMRFAGQCVQGISSSVMPSFAEPQTKVNKPEISKEVGNPPNLDKQGDEQTEPETSLTPPIPPVHSPTAPASSTCVDNNFTDKEEGQSLSIVEVPSLSVHEQICPVALSFSEPTYSVDPLRVGMPSSLDPDLYYTAPSTPIKAASFSSHLKHRSYPGSPACSPSPGLPSDSDDLCSPMTSPSGSYMTAEGGSWTSSYASSTSPSTSPNLLTTEDAQEARACFVESLSEIGDEVGEDKVRTAPERDEERPGDLYVQRSQDVINPRLGITGTAILEEEETQKDDETIICRESHRPCWVTEHTPLPRSSSSPTSDSQEDGGESESSLCPLEEARTANEEYSRITHTGLNLQLDPCVSGEHYGQTTDQQEKTFTAVTPDTDNMASSNNSPDSPVVHMDSFCSGSFGRFGPGSFMFSQTASAEDIPEEERMIPVSLIPFPPHTSLVFKADSFEITLFPTEAENEIVTDRNEGKNIDAYAAGEEEADIEDDDEEDDNDYDDDDDINGNETVDTGDAGDNKDNSLESGVEAKVEVKVVEEEGEDDDEDGQCIRKSVEGATDEDSSGSLLHTLSDTSINEGLDDYFCFQVDTDDSLDSASYNGEEDERLYSTERHAQAPECSPLDSLESTERSESQQGNVTRMDKRECLHTQLSADETVDNSEITCLSTDTAAQEPKTPETQGCASPLDKTKSVQIDEGLKQFAICTFTASCDPKPSGNKTRDATERVKHYSSCQEPKHSSCVLSYPDPATQVYSLPPVGKTPSCTVQELKDEDGGKEQNKRAKEDPTCEPDRDSYKLLIKHHRYQTGSRGTAGVSRLISSQWSSNRHDTPDEEDQNKKKNDNTSVEIRSIECRAADPGFSDLGTATNDLNKGVLPVPYPKDPSPNPSNIPISASPEVIFGLADNLVSTPEHCPGDSGQENLSTDERVLVVAGSPHFPLAISPKRENSETDTRREICPVAEMTELHLGSLSEFGVWGAGESLSLSLGKKYELETESVLMCDTQGQSTQTSVIPNMTSEAYQQYPYGCVQAEKDNKDGKMHEAEDAEVIREGTSESNLVCWKSIEEISEAGGGERRFPEDDVSNQDNGGDNTQMHVTWMDTNNNNDATFDSLEVAICGGLNALSEEVKPQFECVKVRKSVSNIPLEEMPMRVSVSEEQKSPDISSTNEGQCSVLLNNTSENQCATNEHLNSPPMSRCQTSPKCPTITAASNIVPSLLHGSFGFFIPRCKSNASAPVKDAKMCLQLESEIAVESQTRGERKSDAGTMIDRVVDEPKNTGAYKGQPCESSNSGMDEENNTKKMKKRCAKNKKKEEKPSPTPTLLDGFAHDAAKDTICTEKTDATKKGRRRKQHKAMKAGIHSDSSPEILDDDKKPPVSKLTSAVAIEDISKTKTSKKANKVSSLEQKTDKGVSQIQEKKCLPPNVTRPKDWSRNSNKRVRENLNVMGELDKESHKEQRELDNRPEVLNNIQEGLDNRPVSNGQRGIRVDINDNNIQDDQIILSQAITSFSSPTSPVSSSSPFYGASTETKHELITPVQESQPALSVQHLLSLSSSHTTSPTNQQFLTNHVEATVIHPTLSKPLPSSSSEMPSSLSEPTQESSSIPPCRNQSSPQSHKENQQGCTKDTAKDVTLAQGGSDKSEEDCRLPGKGSILKEKTGNRSGSLQKTGPSDQKETQPFSSYQLTDKQSGCSINHKHPISEDFKNSCSIVASCNESESEGSVPELEEAEPVTPLQSQLLSSADEGPNRPKQSRSEKKARKAMSKLGLKPVHGVTRITIRKSKSILFVISRPDVFKSPASDIYIVFGEAKIEDLSQQAHKAAAEKFKVPVTSTPLAPPVPPSLSIKEESEEEEEEVDDGGLEQRDIELVMAQANVSRAKAVRALKHNKNDIVNAIMELTM is encoded by the exons ATGCCGGGGGAGAGCGCTCACAGATCTGTCCCCGCCAACAAGCATCCAGGGCAGGCCGAGGAGGAGCCGGGGCTCCCTGGACCAG GAAAAAGCAGACGTCAGTCCACGGACTCCACACCCAGTGACAGTGGCTCTTCTCCTTGTGACACAAGTTCAAGCCCTTCTCCCAGCACTCCACAGAAGCTGCTCCCAACATACACATCTCCATTTGGGCCAAGGCTATTTCACGCAACACCTAACTCTTCTGGTACTCCAAGACCTCAACCTGAAGGGTCTGACTATCGGCACAACCTACCGAGGTTGTCCGGAAAGTTAGGCGGTCATGGACCTTGTGGCCGCCTTGTCCCCGTTAAGATGGAGAGAATCAAA GTACTGACTGGTTCTGAGGTGGAGAGTGACTACCCAGAGGTGCAGACCATTGATACAAGGGTGGTGATGGGCCAAGAGACACTTTTAAAACCATCAGAGATCCTGAAAGGGATGCGCTTTGCAGGACAATGTGTTCAGGGTATCTCATCATCAGTTATGCCAAGCTTTGCAGAGCCTCAGACAAAAGTAAACAAGCCAGAAATCAGTAAGGAAGTGGGAAATCCCCCAAACCTGGACAAACAAGGAGATGAGCAAACAGAACCTGAAACATCCCTAACCCCACCAATTCCCCCTGTTCACAGCCCCACTGCACCCGCTTCCTCCACTTGTGTTGACAACAATTTCACAGATAAGGAAGAGGGTCAAAGTCTCTCGATCGTTGAAGTGCCTTCCCTGTCTGTCCACGAGCAGATCTGCCCAGTGGCTCTATCATTTTCTGAGCCAACTTATTCTGTTGACCCACTCCGAGTGGGTATGCCGTCATCCCTTGACCCTGACTTGTATTATACTGCTCCCTCCACACCAATTAAGGCGGCATCATTTTCCTCGCACCTTAAACATCGTTCATATCCAGGCTCTCCTGCTTGCTCACCCTCACCTGGCTTACCCTCAGACAGCGATGACCTCTGCTCCCCTATGACCTCCCCCTCTGGCTCTTACATGACAGCAGAAGGAGGAAGTTGGACATCCTCTTATGCATCTTCCACCTccccctccacttctcccaaccTGCTGACCACAGAAGATGCACAGGAGGCTCGGGCTTGCTTTGTGGAATCCTTGTCCGAGATTGGAGATGAAGTAGGGGAGGACAAGGTGCGAACAGCTCCAGAGCGGGATGAGGAAAGACCAGGCGACTTGTATGTGCAACGTTCTCAGGATGTGATTAATCCACGGCTTGGAATAACTGGTACAGCGATACTTGAGGAGGAAGAGACTCAAAAAGATGATGAGACCATTATTTGCAGAGAAAGCCATCGTCCTTGTTGGGTGACTGAACATACACCTCTGCCAAGGAGCAGTAGTAGCCCCACTAGTGACTCACAGGAGGATGGCGGTGAGTCTGAGAGCTCTCTCTGTCCACTAGAGGAGGCCAGGACAGCAAATGAGGAATATTCAAGAATTACTCATACAGGCCTGAATCTGCAACTGGACCCATGTGTATCGGGGGAACATTATGGACAAACGACTGATCAGCAAGAGAAAACCTTCACAGCTGTGACTCCTGATACAGACAACATGGCTTCATCCAACAATAGTCCTGACTCACCTGTTGTCCACATGGATTCTTTTTGTTCTGGATCCTTTGGTAGATTTGGTCCTGGctctttcatgttctctcagACAGCAAGTGCTGAAGATATACCAGAAGAAGAAAGGATGATACCTGTCTCTCTCATCCCATTTCCTCCTCACACAAGCCTTGTTTTTAAAGCTGATTCCTTTGAAATAACCCTTTTCCCCACAGAGGCTGAAAATGAAATAGTGACGGATAGAAACGAAGGCAAGAACATTGACGCATATGCAGCAGGAGAGGAGGAAGCAGACATTGAAGATGATGACGAAGAGGATGACAATgactatgatgatgatgatgacatcaaTGGTAATGAAACTGTGGACACTGGGGACGCTGGTGACAACAAAGACAACAGTCTGGAGTCTGGTGTGGAAGCCAAGGTGGAAGTAAAAGTGGTTGAAGAAGAGGGGGAAGATGACGATGAAGATGGCCAGTGCATCAGGAAATCAGTGGAGGGTGCTACAGATGAGGACAGCTCAGGATCCTTGCTTCATACACTCTCAGACACGTCTATAAATGAGGGGTTGGATGACTACTTCTGTTTCCAAGTTGATACTGATGACTCATTAGATTCTGCCTCCTATAATGGGGAGGAAGATGAACGCCTATACAGCACTGAGAGGCATGCACAGGCACCAGAATGCTCACCTTTGGATTCACTTGAATCCACAGAAAGGTCAGAATCACAACAAGGAAATGTCACTAGAATGGATAAAAGAGAATGTTTGCACACACAACTGAGCGCAGATGAGACAGTGGATAACTCTGAAATCACGTGTCTTTCTACAGACACTGCTGCCCAGGAACCCAAAACCCCAGAAACACAAGGTTGTGCCAGTCCATTGGATAAAACAAAATCTGTACAAATTGATGAAGGCTTAAAACAATTTGCTATTTGCACATTTACAGCTTCTTGTGATCCTAAGCCATCTGGTAACAAAACTAGGGATGCAACTGAAAGGGTAAAACATTACAGTTCTTGTCAAGAACCTAAACATAGCTCCTGTGTCCTTTCCTACCCTGACCCCGCTACTCAAGTCTACTCCTTACCTCCTGTTGGAAAAACTCCTAGCTGTACAGTACAGGAACTAAAAGATGAAGATGGTGGCAAAGAGCAAAACAAACGTGCAAAAGAAGATCCCACTTGTGAACCAGACAGAGATTCGTATAAATTGCTCATTAAGCATCATCGTTATCAAACAGGAAGTCGTGGAACTGCAGGAGTGAGTAGACTCATATCATCCCAGTGGTCCTCCAATAGACATGATACACCTGACGAAGAAGACCagaataaaaagaagaatgaCAACACCTCAGTAGAAATTAGAAGCATTGAGTGTAGAGCCGCTGACCCGGGTTTCTCTGATTTGGGTACTGCCACCAATGATTTGAACAAAGGCGTGCTTCCTGTCCCCTATCCTAAAGACCCAAGTCCAAATCCCAGCAATATCCCGATCTCTGCATCTCCAGAGGTTATTTTTGGACTTGCTGACAATCTAGTCTCGACTCCTGAACATTGCCCTGGTGACTCTGGCCAGGAGAACTTAAGTACAGATGAGAGGGTGCTCGTAGTGGCTGGTTCACCTCACTTTCCTTTGGCTATCTCACCCAAAAGGGAAAACTCAGAAACAGATACAAGAAGGGAAATTTGTCCTGTAGCGGAGATGACTGAATTACATTTAGGATCTTTGTCTGAATTTGGAGTATGGGGAGCAGGGGAGTCTCTTTCCTTGTCACTGGGGAAGAAGTATGAATTAGAAACAGAGAGTGTACTCATGTGTGACACACAAGGCCAAAGTACACAGACCTCAGTGATTCCTAACATGACCAGTGAAGCATACCAACAATATCCTTATGGTTGTGTTCAGGCGGAAAAAGACAACAAGGATGGAAAGATGCATGAGGCAGAAGATGCAGAAGTAATAAGAGAGGGAACTTCTGAGTCTAATTTAGTCTGTTGGAAGTCAATCGAGGAGATCTCGGAGGCAGGTGGCGGCGAGCGGAGATTCCCTGAAGATGATGTCAGTAATCAGGACAACGGTGGGGATAACACACAGATGCATGTAACATGGAtggatacaaataataataatgatgctaCTTTTGATTCACTGGAAGTAGCAATATGTGGAGGACTGAATGCGTTATCAGAGGAAGTGAAGCCTCAGTTTGAGTGTGTCAAAGTCAGAAAATCAGTTTCTAACATTCCGCTTGAAGAGATGCCAATGCGAGTTTCTGTCAGTGAAGAACAAAAATCACCAGACATTTCATCCACAAATGAAGGTCAGTGTAGCGTGTTGTTAAATAACACTAGTGAGAACCAATGTGCAACAAATGAACATCTCAACAGCCCACCAATGTCAAGATGCCAAACAAGTCCCAAGTGTCCGACAATCACTGCAGCGAGTAATATAGTACCTTCTTTACTACATGGCTCGTTTGGTTTCTTTATTCCTAGATGTAAATCTAATGCATCTGCACCCGTCAAAGATGCAAAAATGTGTTTGCAGTTAGAATCTGAGATTGCGGTGGAGTCTCAAACTCGAGGCGAAAGAAAAAGCGATGCCGGTACTATGATTGACAGAGTTGTTGACGAGCCAAAGAATACAGGTGCCTATAAAGGACAGCCGTGTGAGAGTTCTAACTCAGGAATGGATGAAGAAAATAATacaaagaaaatgaaaaagagatgtgcaaagaataaaaaaaaagaagaaaaaccgtCACCCACACCAACTCTTTTAGACGGGTTTGCACATGATGCTGCTAAGGATACAATTTGCACAGAGAAAACTGATGCTACTAAGAAAGGGCGAAGAAGGAAACAACACAAGGCCATGAAGGCAGGCATTCATTCGGATTCCAGCCCTGAAATTCTTGATGATGACAAGAAACCTCCTGTTTCAAAACTAACTTCAGCAGTGGCGATTGAGGATATTTCCAAAACAAAGACAAGCAAAAAGGCCAACAAAGTGTCATCATTAGAACAAAAGACTGACAAAGGTGTTTCACAGATTCAAGAAAAAAAGTGTCTCCCCCCTAACGTCACACGCCCTAAAGATTGGAGCCGCAACTCAAACAAGCGTGTCAGAGAGAACCTTAATGTCATGGGAGAACTCGACAAAGAATCACATAAGGAACAAAGAGAGCTGGACAACAGACCAGAAGTACTTAATAACATACAAGAAGGGCTTGATAACAGACCAGTGTCTAATGGTCAAAGAGGAATCAGAGTAGACATTAATGACAATAACATACAGGATGATCAGATCATACTATCACAGGCCATCACTTCATTTTCTTCCCCAACATCTCCCGTTTCCTCTTCCTCACCTTTCTACGGAGCATCAACAGAGACAAAACATGAACTTATCACACCTGTACAAGAATCACAGCCGGCACTTTCAGTCCAGCACTTGCTTTCGCTATCCTCGTCCCACACAACCTCTCCCACCAACCAGCAGTTTCTTACAAACCACGTAGAGGCCACCGTCATTCATCCTACGCTGAGCAAACCTTTACCATCTTCGTCTTCTGAGATGCCAAGTAGTTTGTCCGAACCAACACAGGAGTCTTCTTCCATCCCTCCTTGCCGTAACCAGTCCTCCCCACAGTCTCACAAAGAAAACCAGCAAGGCTGTACAAAGGACACAGCCAAAG ATGTCACTTTAGCACAGGGGGGATCAGACAAGAGCGAGGAGGATTGTAGACTCCCTGGTAAAGGGTCAATTCTCAAAGAGAAAACCGGAAACAGAAGTGGATCTTTGCAGAAAACCGGTCCATCTGatcaaaaggaaacccaaccttTCTCTTCTTATCAGCTGACCGACAAACAGTCTGGCTGTTCAATCAACCACAAACATCCAATCTCTGAAGACTTCAAAAACAGCT GTTCCATTGTGGCCTCCTGTAATGAGTCGGAGAGTGAAGGGTCAGTGCCTGAGCTAGAAGAGGCAGAGCCAGTGACACCTCTTCAATCTCAG CTCCTCTCCTCTGCAGACGAAGGCCCGAACAGACCGAAACAGAGCCGCAGTGAGAAGAAGGCCCGTAAG GCCATGTCTAAACTTGGTTTAAAGCCTGTCCATGGTGTGACTAGGATCACCATTAGGAAGTCCAAGAGTATCCTCTTTGTCATCAGCCGACCCGATGTATTTAAAAGCCCCGCGTCGgacatttatattgtttttggGGAGGCTAAG ATCGAGGATCTTTCTCAACAGGCTCACAAAGCCGCTGCAGAGAAATTCAAGGTGCCTGTGACCTCTACTCCCCTGGCGCCCCCCGTCCCACCCAGCCTCAGCATCAAGGAGGAGagtgaagaagaggaggaggag gTGGACGACGGGGGTCTGGAGCAGAGGGACATCGAGCTGGTGATGGCTCAGGCTAATGTGTCTCGAGCCAAGGCCGTGCGTGCGCTGAAACACAACAAGAACGACATTGTGAACGCCATCATG GAGCTGACCATGTGA